TCGTCTCTTCCATGCAGGCTCTCCATGGTCTCCTAGGCTTCGAACGTTCTATTTTTGGTGATAGATCAACCTTCTTGCCTTTAAACCCAAGTTTTGTCTAGATGACAGAAGGGACCATCTTCGTAAATGTTCACGATGGTAGAAAAATTGTTGCACTCGTTTAATCATATCAAGCACTAATCTTGCCACCTGAAGCTAAAGACAGGCACAGAGTAGTGCAAGCATTTGAAAATACATACGAACTAACAGATTTGGTGGCATATGCGCCATTGAATTCAGAACAACCTAAAACTGTAACTTTGGAGTCTGGACTATACACTACTGAAGAGATCAATATTGCCTTCACTCATATCAATCACACCATTAAAACAACCAGGTGCATCACAAAGAATGTCATCAATAGTTTTGTTATTGTGGCCCAGACATGAAGGACACAATACACCTGTTTTCTGTAGTTTTCTGTGGTTTATCTCCCTTGAGGCTTCTTCTCTGTCATAGTGTTCACAGGACAAGTCGAAGACTTACTTATAACTCAGGCAGACCTACCGGGAAATGACTTTTTCCTGTTCATTCTACAAGGGGTCACAAGATCACTACACAGCAGCGCCGTAAATTCACTACAACAATTCCCAACTGTTTCAAATGTTCAAACACATTTTCTTCTAAGTTCAACAAGGTCACTACACATCAATCACCAAGCCATTACTTTTTCTTTCAAACATGTGCTTTACTTCAAAGAAACAGCTGCACTATCAAGTTACATAAGCACACACTAAATGTCGTGAGAACATCCGGACAGGATGTAATAaacagcccaaacacaggacacAGGAACAACTCACTCACTTTTTGACAGCAACCATCTACTATAGTCTCTCTGACaccgttagctagttaacattagccttttacatctagctacatattgaacttccatcctctcaggccaggtgcacaacaatgtatgaatgaatggttggatcagaatcgccgtTATAATTATTGGCCAGTACGCATGATTAAGTGAAACCACAATTCCAAATCCTTATccccatccatggctaatttagctAGCCACCAGAGGACAACACAACAAGAGTTTTTCTGTCAATGACATATCCTCTCAAGGGGATTTGATAGGATTGATGCCAAAATCCAAGGTGGCTTCCCTttttttggtgcgccaggaccattcacagttgagctcgctcAGTTCACCTCAATGCTGGTTGGCAAATTTGttatactttttatttattttttaaatcaaggGAGGCCAGATGCTCACTGGCTTTGCTTGCCTTCAATGCTACGGGTGGCAACAAtgtcagacagcatcagatagatggcctacagatacagaggggcgctgtttcgcacGCGCTGATGttttctcctgtgagatacatacAGCCTCGGGAATtaaaggaaaattatgaaacacattATGAAAGATTATGAACATTATGAAAGATAAAACAATTTATGTTTTGAATTTTTATtggtacatttttggggggagcctggcttcccttggcatccatgaatacacaccactgctaaaaaaaaggaaaaaaagacACCACTGCTTATCAGGCCTATGAAAGGGATAAAATCATTCTTCAGTCATAATTGTTCAGTGTTGTGATCAACAGTAGCCTAATTTGATAGTCATATCTTCCTCACCTCTTTTTGAACAGTTTCCAACTTACTTGAGTAGCCTAACATATCAAATCAGTCTACACCAATGACTGCAATAATCTTTGAAATCCATGAGATCGGAGTTCTAAAATTCTCAATAGTTGCGCATGCACACGTTTATGGATGCAGGTGAGACAGatgccgcattcaaaacaactgggaactcggaaaaaacGAGCTACGACtgaaaaaaaattttttttttggaAAGGTCATCCAACttggcatctttctagagctccccCTTTACAACCTGATCACTGACATCGGGATTTGACCAAGTGGAAAACCCTGGCCTCATCTTTCTACGAGTTTTTATGTCGGATATTACCGAGTTGTCTTGAATGCGCCAACAGTAGGCTACACTGTGACCACCTAAGCTAGtagctatagcctaatgttatCGTTTCATAGTCTACTGTTCAGCAATAAAATGTTAACCAACAAATAGGCTACTTGCTAACTATTCGAAATTACAAGGCAAGGGGTTGTAGTTAGTTATCTATCCGGCTAAAATACCTAGTAGCCTAGTTATTTTCAAACTattctggaaccaaaaaggataCTGAAGATGGTTCTCACCCAAGGCTTCAACATGTATAAAGCCGTTACGAGAATATATTGGTAACACAACCAGGATATTTTCTTCCAGATAACTTCAAAAACGCCATAACTTGAAGTTGTATTTATTCTGTCTTTTTTGTGATTGCCGATTATTTCTTGGTAGATAAAGCGTTTATCAAAAGCAATCACTTTTGCATGTGAAATCACAGAATCGACTCCATCCTCAATATGCCAATTACATCCCTTTTGTTTTGAGCCAAATATCCCTGTGGGCTTCGAACAGGGCACCTAGCTCACATCCAGGAGGCAGCCCGGTTCCAAAACGAATGCAATCAACCATCAACCGGTGCAGATTAATCCCCCCAGTGATGTTTAACGGCTTTCTTTCTCAACCAATCTCGAATCACATGAAAAAGCGACGCGCAAAGGGCGGTTTCCACTTCCTGTCCCGACTCTAATCAGATTTACAAATGGTTATTGCGATCCGGAATCCTTGGGACGTCCATACCCTAACCAAAGACAGTACAGTGTGAAGATATACAAATCTTTGGTTctaaatataaaaaaaacagaataaATACCATAGGGGTAAACTTAATAAAATGTTGGAGGCCAATGCTTGTACATCAAATCTTTACATAAACTTTACACCCCTGTCTAATACCATAAAAAGATGTACATTCAGACACCAAAAGTCTTATCAGGGATATCGCAACAGTGCATCTTCAGCAGTGGCTGGCGAGGATGTTAAAAAAGTGGTAGACCTCGTCCTTATCGAGCACTGCCACCTCAGTGGAGCACTCCGTACACTGAACGGGATGGTAGATCTCCTCTCCGCCCATCCCCAACACTGCTCCTGAATCTGTGGCTTCCATTGTGGTTGACGCTGTTGGCTCTGGTTGAcgccccttcctcctctttctgctCCTCAGATTCTTCTCATTGAGCGTTTTGTACCGTAAAATCTCCTCTTTGTTTACTGTACAATTCATGACAAACATGGCTCTGTATTGGGTCCTGTATTTGTCATGCCTgtagacaaaaacaaacaagAGGTCAATTGAGACAAATCCTTTTCCAGAATTGTTCAACCTTTACAATTGTAGTGGGTGTAATGTTTGGCTGTGTAAAATGCTGTGAGTTCAGTTCAAGATGATATTCACAGCCAAATAAACTCTATTTCCAACCTTTGACAGTCGAGGCATAGCGTGGTCATGCATGCTGGGCAGTTAAGGACAGCATCGCTACTTGGAAGCCCCTGGGACTGCCCTCTTCTGTTTCGTGAAGATTGCAATCTTCTCTTTTCGTTGTACCTGATCAAATAGGCAATAGGGGAACATAattgacatacagtgcattcagtattcagaccccttgactttgtccacattttgttaggttagacattctaaaattgattaaactgttttttttcaccaatctacacacaataccccataatgacaaagcaaaaacagttttgtatcaatttttgaaaatgtataaaaaatgaaatgaaatgcacatttacataagtatttagacccagcactttactcagtactttgttgaagtacctttggcagcgattacagctttgagtcttcttggatatgacgctacaagcttggcacaagtgtatttgggaagtttctcccattcttctctgaagatcctcccaagctctgtAAGGTTGCtacacagatattttcaggtccgTCCAGGGATGTTCGAtgaggttcaagtccaggctctggctgggccactcaaggacattcagagacttgtcccgaagccactcctgcgttgttttggctgtgtgcctagggttgttgtcctgttggaaggtgaaccgttgcctcagtcggaggtcctgagcactctggagcaggttttcatcaaggatctctctgtactttgctctgttcatctttgcctcgattttgactagtctcccagtccctgccgctgaaaaacatccccacagcatgctgccacccgcatgcttcaccgtagggatggtgccaggtttcctccagacgtgacgcttggcattcagaccaaagagttcaatcttggtttcatcagacaagagaatgttgtttctcatggtctgagtctttaggtgccttttggcaaactctaagagggctgtcatgtgccttttactgaggagtgactttcgtctgaccactctaccataaaggcctgattggtggagtgctgcagagatggttgtccttctggaaggttctcccatctcaacagaggaactctagagctctgtttgagtttatttttacagggacagtgcacattaatcaacgtttcagtaaaagtgccggttttagccagccggctcaTTTTCAACTGCAGTTATAGCATACAGACATAGCATACAGATAGAACAAAAAGCAACAAGACAAAATCCATTAAAGCAActaagtgtttccacacctcacaagctacagacaacagacatcatGGAAAGCGGcaatgtcagagtgaccatcaggttcttgctcacctccctgaccaaggtccttctcccccgatttctcattttgcccagctctaggaagagttttgatggttccaaacttcttccattcaagAACAATGGAGgacactgttcttggggaccttcaacgctgccaaaatgttttggtacccttccccagatctgtgcctcaacacaatcctgtctcggagctctacagacaattccttcgatttcatggcttggtttttgctctgacatgcattgtcaactgtgggaccttatattaaCAGGTaagtgccttttcaaatcatgtccaatcaatagaattttccacaggtggactccaattaagttgtagaaacatcaagtaaaatcaatggaaacagttcaatttcgagtttcatagcaaagggtctgaatacttatgttaataaggtatttctgtttttggtTTGAATAAATCTGGTAAAATTTCTATGAACCTGTTTTcatttttgtcattatggggtattgtgtgtagattcctgaggaaattgttttatttattccattttagaataaggctgtaacgtaacaaaatgtagaaaaactcaaggggtctgaatactttccgaaggcactgtatgtggctACAACCAACCCTACTCATGGACTAAAAAGCACGATCAATGCAAATTCTCCACTGAGCATGCTTTACTAATCTGTGTCCGAGAAACCGACCTTAAATATTTGGATATTCTTTCAAACTTCACCCTGTTATTACACACAAAAATACTTTTGTAACATTTTGTATGATGGATGCATCGCTTACCTCCTCCTCTTGGCGTCCACCCATGCCTGATCCCGGTCATCCTCATCCGGGTCGTACAGCAGTTCATCGTTGGTGGGGATGGATCGCTGTTTCCTGTGTCTCTGACCCGAGGAACTGCCTGCAGAAGAGGATCAAACAATTGTATCGCATCATCTGTACAACAATAGGACTCTGTCCTTTTAAGTCAAAGGTTAGGGCTTAATCTGTACCCTCAGAGTCTATGTTTGGTTTACAGATTAATTCTAGCTACACACTTACTTGGAGCAGTTTCCTCCTCGTCGGAATCAGAGTCAAAATAAACATTGTCATAAAGCTCTGGCTGTGGTAACCCAGGCGTTGCAGCATTGTCATTGGTACCCAAAGCCTCTCCTGGGATGGACAAATGGACACTGTTATTAACAAGTACAGCAgtacaatattattattattaattaattattttttgtgaattttacccctttttcgtgggatccaattgtttagtagttactatcttgtctcatcgctacaactcccgtatgggctcgggagagacgaaggttgaaagtcatgcgtcctctgatacacaacccaaccaagccgcactgcttcttaacacagcgccatccaatgtgtcggaggaaacaccgtgcacctggcaaccctggttagcgcgcactgcgcccggcccgccacaggagtcgctggtgcgcgatgagacaaggatttccctagcggccaaaccctccctaacctggacgacgctaggccaattgtgcgtcgccccacggacctcccggtcgaggccggttacgacagagcctgggcgcaaacccagagtctctggtggcgcagcagtacagcgcccttaaccactgcgccacacgGGAGGCCCTAGCAGTACAATATTATTGATAgacaggggcgcaactttcactgggaaGGTTTTTGTCCctcccagttttatcattgcatTGTGATACAAAAACAGGCATTGGTGTGCTGTGCTTTAAGACCATGAGGGGGGCCTCAGCGCGGTAGGTTGTTTGGTGGTTTCAGCCGGTTTGATTTAGGAATGCGTGGACACCACAGTGTGCGCGAACAGAGGCAgctattgtctgtgtgtgtgtgttgtgctccGCTTCCGCTCCCCCCCCCCCGAATTGTAAAAGCAAGCTGAGCAGAAACTGGCTACTCTTTATTTGACTGAATGAGCTGGAAAGGTAACTGCTCTTTAACTTAACAGAAAAATAGTTATTTATTCCCAGTGCTGAGCTAGTAGTGTAACTGACATGTAACATTAGGTAATGTTCCATCTCGAATCGACTGACGTTCTGTCTGAAGTGAATGAACTAACAGCCAGTTCAGCTCTAGCCTCTAGCAATCTGTCAGGTAGCAGTATCTAACAGATGTTGTGTTTATGGAAATGTTCTGTAACCTTAGTTTCTTCCCGTTTCAACGGAAGTACATTAACTTGGCTCGTTTTCACCAGTTGATGTACCGTTATGGCTGCCAAAAGTTGGCTAATGTTAGATATTATTTCCACCCCAATCATAGTCAGCATAGCAATGTAACGTTATAGATCTGTCATGGTGCACTGTCTGTATATAACACTATGCtcatgatatttgtgcgtctataactttctcactcatcattattcacgattcattcaggattatccataatctTGGTggcatccacattcatgtagaagtatttagaaacatattctatttttATGTACAGTACAAGTGACCCCCAAAGGGTCATAgattgtgtagaaatgcaggaaattagctttagatGCTCCCAGACCCAAGGCCAGTAAATGCAGCTGAAGTGTTCTCTCTATTCACAACAGAACAACAGTGTGCATTGCTGCGGCCGGCAGCCAAAAAGACACAAAATAACTATTGATGCTAGAAGAAAACTCCCACCTGCTGGTGCTGTAGGTGGCGCCCATTTGCACTCCATAGTCTTGATGGTGGTGCTGagctctgcctccatctctttctcaaaCTCATCCCCACTGGAGGACTCACTCTCCCCAGTCAAGTATTCTCGGATGAGCTTCCTCTTCTGATCCGGGGTCCCGTTCAAGAGCACATCCAGCTCATCCTCAGAGCTGGAAATACAGCAACAAATTAGGAGGGTCTTGATGTCATACAGTTTTCATATTGAACAGTCATTGGTCAGATCCTGTTTGAACAACACTCACAACTTTGCGCCCTAATAATAAAATACTTATTTATAACAGGACTGGGTTCAATTACATTTAAATCCAGTCAAttgttgaaatggaattgaccccaaccctggttcaCAGATCCAACCCCTACTTCAGTGCCCAAGTAACGTTAATATTGAACGTTATGGGCCTTCAAGCGAATCAAGCTATAGAATATGGAAACAATACTGTACCCAAACATTTAACATTGAAATCGGTTTGCATGTTACTGTTCGGGTACTAACGTTAAGTAGATAGCATCACCAGCAACCATGCTTGCATTGGACGACCCGCTTGCGTTCTTAGTGTGCTAGCTAGCCAAACGCTACCTAACGTCAAACCATGCAACCACAATTACCTGTCCTCAGCTCTTTCTTCATCACTTGGCTCCTCTATCTCATATGAATCATACTCTACTTGTCTGTTCATTTTGTATTTTATGAATTCTAGCTAGCAAATGAAGTTATGAGAACGGTCAAAGTAAAGGTAAACAAAGGTGGAAACTTTATAAAGCTTCGTCGCCAGGACCTTGTAGCTTACTTCCTGATATTTCACATTACTTCCGATTTGCGCTTTTCAAAGTAAAAGTCCCAGGCGTTCAAAACTAGCAGGCAACTGTCGATTTTAGAAAAGGGGATTGCTCAAATACAGAGGCTTGtgtaagtattcacccccttccATTTATGAAATGTAGATTCCCCCCACACTGATCTACACAACATAATCCACACATTCAAGATGAAAGAAACAACCTAGTACAAGCAGTTTAAAAAGTGGCAATCATCTTTTTATTCAACCTTAATATGAACAGTCGAAATGGAGTTTAATATGATATTGAAGGTACTTTTCCATTGGCTTCCCCTGGCTTTTCTTCCATGTTTCTCGGAGTCATAAAATATACAAAATTAAAAATGTTTACAACTAGATAGATGGACAACAAATAGCCTAGTCAAAACATTTCATAAAATATGTTCAGGACGGTTCTAAGGTAAACAGTATCATTTATTATTAATATTTTCATAATCATTTTAATCATCATCAGTACAACCATTTGTTTCAGCATTTCTCCATCTAAATAAATGGAAGCTTTGGTCACAGAAGGAAAACAACATTCATATTACAGTGCACTTCAAAAAAAAAAGGGGAAAAACAAAAAACGtatgaattttttatttttattttttattttttaacaataCTTGATAGGCTTACTCTACATTAAGGCAAACATACTGAAGCATTACTTGTCTGTAATGGAAAAAAGAACATAACTATGAAATTACTGAAAAACAAAAGTATTAGTAAAAATTTTAACAATCATTAGCAGTACAGTGAGAACTAATACAACATGTACAAGGCTTTTAGTGACAATACACTTCAATAATAGTATGAATGAAAAAGTAACTGAGCAGCATCACGGAAAAATGGTTTACTGAAACTATTGGCCTCAAAGATTACACTAAGCAAAATAATAACAAATCATCAATCTGGACAGACATGACGTGATATAGATTGAGAGAAGATTCCCATGGAAAATATGATTGCTGTTAACAATGAAAAAGTTGACGTGATTTAACAAAGTTATAGGTTCTTGTGCTGTGTGGATATTGCAGGTATTCCACTGCGGCTTCCTCACGTTTTAGGGGGGTTGTGGGTGGAGTTCGGTGTCTCCGGTGATGAATACGAACAGACATCCTGAAAACAAACGGACCCCAGATATGCTCTCTCTTCCATCTTCTCAGTGAAGACCAAAGCTCTGTACAGTGAACCTTCAGTAAAGACCTAAGTGTCTCCTTTGAGGACCCCGACACAGCTTTGCAATAATTGTAAATTACCCTGTGGAGAAGTAGCGAGAAAGAGGATTAGCCTAAACCTGGGGAAAAATCTGTTTTGGAAGTCTTAattattttattaaaaaaaaatgtaactaggcaagtcagttaaaaacaaattcttatttaaaatggcggcctacaccggccaaacccggaagatactgggccaattgtgcgccaccctatgggactcccaatcacggccggttgtgatacagactTGATAGAATCGCTAATAGACAACCATGTATAATAAAAAAAATGACCTTAGCATGTTTGAGTTCCAGTTCGGCAAGTTCCACCAAGTTCTTTCTGAAGGCTGCTACTCGTCTCGTCTTGAAGTCTATAAGCTCTATTCCGGAATTGCAGAACATTATCAGGTTCACCCCTCTACATCCCTAATCTGGTTAAGCTTCTCTTACATGCAAAACTTGGGAGTCTGATATAATTCTCAACAGGGAGGGATACTTTTTGGAAAAGTATGAAAAGCCTTGAATTATTAATACTGCtaaaaaggtccaatgcagcggtttttatctcaatatcaaatcatttctgggtagcaattaagtaccttactgtgccggttttaaaattaaaattgtaaaaaagaaacaaaaatagcttcttagcaaagagccatttctcaagcaataatttagCCAGGAAaaaaattaatatatatataaagaaagTGGATAAAGTACCTTGCTTTGCGGACTCTGAGATTTTCTCAAACTTCTGACAGCACACCTGCTGGCTGGTCTCTGCCTGAAGCACATCTTTGTTCTTTGCCCTGGCTTTGTCCAGAGCTTTGTTTGCATTCTCGTAATCTACCAGGGCCCTCCCTCGTCTATACAATAGATCCTGAAGAACAGCAGATTCCATAGAGCACATTAatactaacactacaacactgtctGATGAAAATGGTCAGAGAATACCTCCGATAACTGACCAGTGTATCTGACCAGGGTATCTGATAACTGACCAGGGTATCTAATCATAATTGATTGATGATTAAGAAAAGCAGGGTCATGTTAGGTACCTTAGCAGCTTGTGACTCCCTGAGATAATACTTCAGTAAGTCGGCAAGTTTCAGGTCCTCATCTGCAGCCACTCGAGCCTCTATTTTCTGTAGAGGAAGGGACACCAGCAGAAACTTGTGAACTTTAGACAAGATCTACATTGTGACCAATCACCACCGGTCACCACAGGTCTAGTTTTTGCCTATAATGTATATCATAGCCTATGCTTCGGTGTCCATAGCTGGTACACAACAAATTGACAAAATTGCGTCATACATAGAACACAATATTAAAGAGAAATCCTCGTACCCGTGTTTTCTCAAACAGCTCAGAGACTTTCAAGAAAAATCTGGAAAACAGTAAGTTGCATTTGAGTTACTATAGTTTCTAGATGATATTTTTGAGTTATTGTAGATTGTTGGCAGCAGACAATGtatggagagaaaaggggaaactCTTTGCATACTTGCACACATCTGTGGAGTCCTGGGTTCCTAAAGTGTACAGTGTGGAGGCGATTCTATTGATATCATCTGCAGCATCTTCAACAGAGGAACTTGCATTAGATCACATTACATTTCAAATAACAGCTCAACCcccatactcacacacacacagatggtcgGTCAATCATGTACAAAATATATCAATAAAATGCAAGCAAACATCTTTCAGAAAATAACCTACAATGATAAAACATCTGCAGCAGGACAATTTCAAATACGCAGGGAGTCACTTTTCAAACACAGTATCATTTTTTTAATGCTGTGGAAatcaggttacatacatacatagtagCTCCTACACAAAGCTGCGGACATGACAGATGTATTGTCTGATTCTTGGGAATGACAGAGGACTAGATTTCTGAGGGGAATTTTGTTTCCTGAAGCTGTCAAAGCAGGATTTAGGTGTGAAAAAACTGGTAGAACATTTTTTTCCCAAAAGACTAAAAGGGAACCTCATGGCTCTTACCTATTAAGATATAAAAAGTTGGACAAAAAATATGGCTACAAAAAACCCAGGTAATTTACAAGTTATTGTGCTCAGCCAAAACATTTTTTAGGAACATGACAAAGTTTAGAATTGAGTCGGCTGTCATCCCAAACATTTTAAGACCGACTGACCCAACTACAAATAACCAAACAACTTACCCATTTCCATATTTGTCAGCGAATTGATATGAAACAGAAAATAGACTTAAAATACAACGCACACCACAAGCACAAACAGGCGGATTTCCACAAACATTAAAACGTGATACCAAAGTGACTCACCAAAAGTTCACAGCCAAAACGTAATTTCAATACTTTCAATTGGAATTACTCAAATCAATCTCATGCTCAATAACTGATTAAAATCCATTTATACAGCAGAAAGCTTACCTAGCACGTGGAGATTATGACACAGTGAGGAGACTTACTTTTGTGAGACCTGATCATTCTATCAGATTTGGAGGAGGCATCTTTGACACGATTATGGTACTCTAAAAGGAATGTCTTCTCATGCTCAAAGAAATCATCTACATCCTGAAATCCAAAAGACAATTATGTCAAACTTTATACAAATACTAACTGTTAAAGACTAAATACAAATCTGAAGATAGATTTTGACAACTGCATTTATTCAAAATGTGAGCACCATTCATGATGCTAAACAATGTTTTTCAACCAATGCGTAAGTCGCAAAATACTTATGTTGTGATTTCATTCAAATATAAAACTCAAAGCAAGTTCAATCCCCATTTACTTGGCTGAATGGATTTACATAGAAAAGAGTGGAGGAATGG
This genomic stretch from Oncorhynchus keta strain PuntledgeMale-10-30-2019 chromosome 29, Oket_V2, whole genome shotgun sequence harbors:
- the eapp gene encoding E2F-associated phosphoprotein; protein product: MNRQVEYDSYEIEEPSDEERAEDSSEDELDVLLNGTPDQKRKLIREYLTGESESSSGDEFEKEMEAELSTTIKTMECKWAPPTAPAGEALGTNDNAATPGLPQPELYDNVYFDSDSDEEETAPSSSSGQRHRKQRSIPTNDELLYDPDEDDRDQAWVDAKRRRYNEKRRLQSSRNRRGQSQGLPSSDAVLNCPACMTTLCLDCQRHDKYRTQYRAMFVMNCTVNKEEILRYKTLNEKNLRSRKRRKGRQPEPTASTTMEATDSGAVLGMGGEEIYHPVQCTECSTEVAVLDKDEVYHFFNILASHC